A single region of the Salinibacter sp. 10B genome encodes:
- a CDS encoding ribbon-helix-helix protein, CopG family, with amino-acid sequence MARRTVRIDDDLKDHLQTLARQEGESSGDVVRGLVQRYVQDHDQGAALRALWDRMRERAEEARASQKGVANAIESARKKSRDGACRRRTGMKEEI; translated from the coding sequence ATGGCCCGACGAACCGTACGGATCGACGATGACCTGAAGGATCACCTCCAGACTCTGGCACGACAGGAGGGAGAAAGCTCAGGCGATGTCGTGCGCGGCCTCGTACAGCGGTACGTACAGGATCACGATCAGGGCGCGGCTCTTCGAGCCCTCTGGGACCGGATGCGAGAGAGGGCCGAAGAGGCCAGAGCCAGCCAAAAAGGCGTCGCGAACGCAATTGAGTCTGCGCGCAAGAAAAGCCGGGATGGCGCCTGCCGACGGAGGACAGGAATGAAGGAGGAGATCTGA
- a CDS encoding DUF4160 domain-containing protein → MTTADPDEHREASETPPAGESAGETSSRGSRTLTGEKRSGPIEDARCFMESLEKSFQLLAREEASREGAPPRIRPAKTGSRAGGHHWLTKSTRNFEAKIWLESREVAFNYGFASHELNDIEDIIIENHTQLVEAWYEHCGHRRTR, encoded by the coding sequence ATGACGACGGCTGATCCAGACGAGCACCGCGAGGCCTCCGAGACCCCACCTGCGGGAGAATCTGCGGGCGAGACCTCTTCAAGGGGCAGCAGGACCCTCACCGGCGAAAAGCGATCGGGGCCGATCGAAGACGCAAGGTGCTTTATGGAGAGCCTTGAGAAATCTTTTCAGCTTCTGGCCAGAGAAGAAGCCTCCCGTGAGGGCGCCCCCCCAAGAATAAGACCAGCGAAGACCGGTAGTAGAGCCGGTGGACATCACTGGCTCACCAAGTCAACGAGGAACTTTGAAGCGAAGATCTGGCTCGAATCACGGGAAGTGGCTTTCAATTACGGCTTTGCCAGCCACGAATTGAACGACATTGAAGACATCATTATTGAGAACCACACACAATTGGTGGAGGCCTGGTATGAGCACTGTGGTCACCGACGAACCCGCTGA
- a CDS encoding ATP-binding protein yields the protein MTNPFSYGGVVGTSSFCNREEDLQVLRRTVDNAGRLFLYAERRMGKTSLVRVLLDELSGEEYVAAYVDLWPTDGPASFTKAMAKATAEASSTTAETLLENARRFFSSLQPSVTVDESGAPVLRFGSERPSGTDPEIEEVLAAPARAAELTGKRVVVVFDEFQQIATYEAGRVERKLRSEIQHHEKVAYLFLGSRRHLIREMFLDSKRPLYRSAQHYPLRAIDEADWQPFIRDRFEKAGKLIPESVVHEVCQITEGHPFYVQHLCHVLWERCDEGAEVDPEDVQEATGILLDRESYAYTALWEGLTTNQQRFLLGLAQEEDVQPFSSAFVGRYDLSSPSSAQRAAEALMQKDLIDRDNGTFVVLDRFFQRWIVRQHGGRG from the coding sequence GTGACCAATCCCTTTTCCTACGGAGGCGTCGTCGGCACCTCCTCGTTCTGCAACCGCGAGGAGGACCTACAGGTTTTGCGGCGAACAGTAGACAACGCAGGACGCCTTTTTCTCTACGCCGAGCGGCGTATGGGGAAGACTTCTCTCGTGCGCGTTCTCCTCGACGAGTTGTCAGGCGAGGAGTACGTGGCCGCCTACGTCGATCTTTGGCCGACCGACGGACCGGCCTCGTTCACAAAGGCAATGGCGAAGGCGACCGCCGAGGCCTCAAGCACCACAGCCGAGACGCTTTTGGAAAACGCCCGCAGGTTCTTTTCAAGTCTCCAACCGAGCGTGACGGTCGACGAGTCGGGAGCCCCCGTCCTGAGGTTTGGATCCGAACGGCCCTCCGGCACCGACCCTGAGATCGAGGAGGTCCTTGCAGCTCCGGCTCGGGCCGCCGAACTGACGGGGAAGCGCGTGGTCGTCGTTTTCGACGAGTTTCAGCAGATCGCCACCTATGAGGCTGGTCGCGTCGAGCGAAAGCTCCGATCAGAGATCCAGCACCACGAGAAGGTGGCGTACCTGTTTCTGGGAAGTCGGAGACACCTCATTCGAGAGATGTTTCTCGACTCGAAACGGCCGCTCTACCGCTCGGCTCAGCACTACCCGCTTCGGGCCATTGATGAGGCCGATTGGCAGCCCTTCATTCGCGATCGGTTCGAGAAAGCTGGCAAGTTGATTCCCGAATCGGTCGTCCATGAGGTTTGCCAGATCACGGAAGGGCACCCGTTTTACGTCCAGCACCTTTGCCACGTGCTCTGGGAGCGCTGCGATGAAGGGGCCGAGGTTGACCCCGAGGACGTGCAGGAGGCCACCGGTATTCTGCTCGACCGGGAGAGTTACGCGTATACGGCGCTTTGGGAAGGACTCACGACCAATCAGCAGCGGTTTCTTCTGGGACTGGCTCAGGAGGAGGACGTGCAGCCCTTCTCGTCGGCGTTCGTTGGCCGGTATGACCTCAGCTCCCCCTCAAGCGCGCAGCGCGCCGCCGAAGCATTAATGCAAAAGGACTTGATCGACCGAGACAACGGCACGTTCGTTGTGCTGGATCGCTTTTTTCAACGATGGATTGTTCGCCAGCACGGAGGTCGGGGTTGA
- a CDS encoding T9SS type A sorting domain-containing protein, with amino-acid sequence MSVSERFLSSRLFASTLLSLLLAGAGAFPAPAQQVLIGQADSVRVTNGGVWHLQGGTMDLGGVDTTAALVETDSARVTGGTLTATRALNGPSSANPAGLGAFLSASADLGEVTVTRGHAVQTGGGNESIERYYDIDPSGTNSGLNADLKIEYRDAELGTISDESNLVFFKSDDGGTSWAEKGITSQDETANTATLQGISSFSRWTLGSSTSPLPVEMAAFEAARAGKGTEEAVRLRWQTASESGNAGFEVQRKAAGSSVTKWQTVGFRESKAEGGSASEALAYRFVDEDLPYAADTLKYRLRQVDLDGSAEVTDPVRVARGGVTELRLKKTYPNPARSRVTVRFAVPETTAEGEARLQLYDILGRQVRSAPTEAGRHKRQLSVRDLASGVYVLRLEAGETSQTRRLTVVK; translated from the coding sequence ATGTCCGTTTCTGAGCGCTTCCTTTCCTCCCGGCTTTTTGCCAGCACGCTTCTCTCGCTTCTCCTCGCGGGAGCCGGGGCCTTCCCGGCCCCCGCCCAGCAGGTCCTGATCGGCCAGGCCGACTCCGTCCGCGTCACCAACGGCGGCGTCTGGCACCTGCAAGGTGGGACCATGGACCTTGGCGGCGTGGACACGACCGCCGCCCTCGTCGAAACCGACTCGGCCCGCGTCACCGGCGGCACGCTCACCGCGACCCGGGCCCTGAATGGCCCGAGCTCGGCCAACCCGGCGGGCCTGGGGGCCTTCCTCAGCGCCTCGGCCGACCTTGGGGAGGTGACCGTCACCCGCGGCCACGCCGTTCAGACCGGCGGCGGCAACGAGTCGATCGAGCGCTACTACGACATCGACCCCTCCGGGACGAACTCTGGTCTCAATGCCGATCTGAAAATTGAGTACCGAGACGCGGAGCTGGGCACTATCTCTGACGAGTCGAACCTCGTGTTTTTCAAGTCGGACGATGGGGGCACGAGCTGGGCCGAGAAGGGCATCACCTCGCAGGATGAGACGGCAAATACCGCCACCCTGCAGGGCATAAGCTCCTTCAGCCGGTGGACGCTCGGGAGCTCGACCAGCCCTCTGCCGGTGGAGATGGCCGCCTTCGAGGCCGCCCGCGCGGGGAAGGGCACCGAGGAGGCCGTGCGCCTGCGATGGCAAACCGCCTCGGAGAGCGGCAATGCCGGCTTTGAGGTGCAGCGGAAGGCAGCAGGCTCCTCTGTAACGAAGTGGCAGACGGTTGGCTTCCGGGAAAGCAAGGCCGAGGGCGGAAGCGCGAGCGAGGCCCTGGCCTACCGGTTCGTGGACGAGGACCTGCCCTACGCGGCCGACACGCTCAAGTACCGATTGCGGCAGGTCGACCTCGACGGGAGCGCCGAGGTGACCGATCCGGTTCGGGTGGCCCGCGGGGGGGTCACGGAGCTTCGGCTCAAGAAGACGTATCCGAACCCGGCCCGGAGTCGAGTCACTGTCCGCTTTGCGGTGCCGGAGACGACCGCCGAGGGGGAGGCGCGCCTCCAGCTCTACGACATATTGGGGCGGCAGGTGCGGAGCGCCCCGACGGAGGCCGGGCGGCACAAGCGGCAGCTTTCGGTCCGAGATCTGGCCAGCGGCGTCTACGTCCTGCGCCTGGAGGCCGGAGAGACCTCGCAGACCCGCCGACTGACGGTCGTGAAATAG
- a CDS encoding RES family NAD+ phosphorylase, with the protein MADRQTLYRITHERYADEPFSGKGGLHHRSRWASKGQLVSYAAGHLATATLEKIAGVKRADLLTEMVFVKAEVAPALIDELPEEDLPENWDALPPTDATRRVGDRWLDKQENPLLRVPAVVLPDCYNYVMNAAHPDTDALTVVKTTPLLLDNRVLRQLGAGYRP; encoded by the coding sequence GTGGCGGACCGACAGACGCTCTACCGGATCACACACGAGCGGTACGCCGACGAACCCTTCTCGGGAAAAGGGGGACTGCACCATCGAAGCCGCTGGGCCTCGAAGGGGCAGCTCGTTAGCTACGCCGCAGGTCATCTCGCTACGGCGACTCTCGAAAAGATCGCCGGCGTGAAACGGGCCGACCTCCTCACGGAGATGGTCTTCGTGAAGGCCGAGGTTGCCCCAGCGCTCATTGACGAGCTTCCGGAGGAAGACCTACCGGAGAACTGGGACGCGCTCCCGCCGACCGACGCCACTCGTCGAGTCGGCGACCGGTGGCTTGATAAGCAGGAAAACCCGTTGCTCCGAGTGCCCGCCGTCGTGCTTCCCGACTGCTACAACTACGTCATGAACGCCGCGCACCCCGACACGGACGCCTTAACCGTTGTGAAAACCACACCGCTCCTTCTCGACAACCGGGTGCTTCGGCAACTGGGAGCGGGATACCGACCCTGA
- a CDS encoding ester cyclase, with amino-acid sequence MSSSFDIEEIARRFIQAWNAGERHVVDEYASPDLIVSYTHYPEPYQGPAAFKEMLAKTHHFFPDLRVEIRNVVADGNKAFVRWTYRGTFQNGEMFGVSASGQTVEVTGMTIYEIEDGVVQREEGVVDNLALMQQLGLSPGRPDSE; translated from the coding sequence ATGTCTTCGTCTTTCGACATTGAAGAGATTGCCCGGCGATTTATACAGGCGTGGAATGCAGGTGAGCGCCACGTCGTAGACGAATACGCGTCTCCAGACCTGATAGTCTCTTACACCCACTATCCTGAGCCCTACCAAGGGCCGGCGGCATTCAAGGAGATGCTCGCGAAGACCCATCATTTCTTTCCCGATCTCAGGGTTGAGATCCGCAACGTGGTCGCCGATGGAAACAAGGCCTTCGTCCGCTGGACGTATCGAGGCACTTTCCAGAACGGAGAGATGTTTGGAGTTTCTGCCTCTGGTCAAACCGTGGAAGTCACAGGCATGACGATTTACGAAATTGAAGACGGCGTGGTGCAGCGGGAAGAGGGCGTTGTGGATAACCTTGCCCTGATGCAGCAGCTCGGCCTCTCGCCGGGACGGCCGGACTCGGAGTAG
- a CDS encoding type IV toxin-antitoxin system AbiEi family antitoxin: MPLLVVPYMGEKGARRCREEEVSWIDLSGNAHLSTDSFLIHVEGKPNQFKQKGRPANPFAPKSSRISRFLLAHPNQHFRQKEIATRAVVGRGWTSKVVRRLEEKKLVRRDEEGRVEVPDPALLLDAWHEKYDFSKHRVIKGTVASKDSLDLTKRLARAFESANVEYAATGLAAAWLLTRFARFRIAAFYFSRQPEEDLKREIGLREEPKGANVWLIVPNDEGVFFENSMREGVRHVHPVQVYLDLKGHPERSEEAAGSIRKEYLNWKKNGG, from the coding sequence GTGCCGCTCCTTGTCGTTCCCTACATGGGTGAAAAAGGCGCTAGACGATGCCGAGAGGAGGAAGTCAGCTGGATTGATCTTTCGGGAAATGCCCATCTGAGTACCGACTCGTTTTTGATCCACGTCGAGGGAAAGCCCAACCAGTTCAAGCAGAAGGGACGCCCCGCCAACCCGTTTGCACCGAAAAGCTCGCGGATCTCCCGCTTCCTTCTCGCTCATCCGAACCAACACTTCAGACAAAAGGAAATCGCCACTCGGGCGGTCGTGGGGCGGGGGTGGACCAGCAAGGTCGTTCGGCGTCTGGAAGAAAAAAAACTCGTTCGCCGCGATGAAGAGGGGCGTGTCGAGGTGCCAGATCCCGCACTTCTCCTCGATGCCTGGCACGAGAAATACGACTTCTCGAAGCATCGAGTCATAAAGGGCACGGTGGCATCGAAGGACAGCCTCGACTTAACGAAGCGCTTAGCAAGAGCGTTCGAGTCAGCAAATGTCGAATACGCAGCAACGGGGCTGGCAGCGGCGTGGCTCTTGACTCGGTTTGCCCGGTTTCGAATCGCGGCGTTTTACTTCAGTAGGCAGCCAGAGGAAGACCTGAAGCGTGAAATAGGGCTTCGAGAGGAGCCCAAAGGCGCAAATGTTTGGCTTATCGTCCCAAACGACGAAGGCGTGTTCTTCGAGAACTCCATGCGAGAGGGCGTGCGGCACGTCCACCCGGTGCAGGTCTACCTGGACTTAAAAGGACATCCGGAACGCTCGGAAGAGGCGGCCGGATCGATCAGGAAAGAGTACTTAAACTGGAAAAAGAACGGCGGATGA
- a CDS encoding recombinase family protein, with translation MDLIEKVEAFDEEGCEFRSLQEGIDTTTSAGKLVFHIFSALAEFALDLIRERTKAASGPPVSGERPAPPRRPFQGGQRGRGGRNTREMRARG, from the coding sequence ATGGACCTGATCGAGAAGGTCGAAGCCTTCGACGAGGAGGGCTGTGAGTTCCGATCCTTGCAAGAGGGGATTGACACGACGACCTCGGCCGGGAAGCTGGTCTTCCACATCTTCAGCGCGCTCGCCGAGTTCGCCCTGGACCTGATCCGAGAGCGAACGAAGGCCGCCTCAGGGCCGCCCGTAAGCGGGGAAAGACCGGCGCCCCCCCGCCGGCCTTTCCAAGGTGGCCAGCGTGGCCGAGGAGGTCGAAACACTCGTGAGATGCGTGCTCGGGGGTGA
- a CDS encoding tail fiber domain-containing protein, producing the protein MLHHFCRILSRDAFCRVVGALTLAGCLACAIAPSPAQSQHPTAVTSIVNSSADTTLEVNYNGSLLAPGSYGPTSPNDSIPATGGGTRMMWYPAKAAFRAGQVEVGLPNSEAWDASNVGDLSVAFGKNTEASGARSTAMGYITTASGTGATALGTETVASGLFSTALGAATVADGISSLTAGENAKVASDNTFVWADGSDTSADKFSSADDPNGSGITGSKTFHIKSTNGIRVITGGGTTYIPGSSTGWSTTSSRTAKTNVGPVDPSAVLAAVEAMEINTWEYKDENGNGQGTRHIGPMAEDFHGELSYDLGGSDDHINSINADGVALGAVKGLAQKVQNQKDQIADLKAENEQIRSENEEIKERLAALEAERSPSALAGLTGSSAGLLLAFLLGGLLGAGLLHARRR; encoded by the coding sequence ATGCTACATCACTTCTGTCGTATTCTTTCCCGAGACGCTTTTTGCCGAGTCGTCGGGGCGCTGACGCTGGCTGGTTGTCTCGCCTGTGCCATCGCCCCGAGCCCCGCGCAGTCCCAGCACCCGACGGCGGTGACCTCGATTGTCAACTCAAGTGCCGACACCACCCTGGAGGTCAACTACAACGGCAGCCTCCTCGCGCCAGGAAGCTACGGCCCGACCTCTCCAAACGACTCGATTCCCGCCACCGGAGGAGGTACTCGCATGATGTGGTACCCGGCCAAGGCTGCCTTTCGCGCTGGACAGGTGGAAGTGGGGCTTCCGAATTCTGAGGCCTGGGATGCCTCGAACGTCGGAGACCTCTCTGTGGCGTTCGGCAAGAACACCGAGGCCAGCGGGGCTCGGTCCACGGCTATGGGGTACATAACGACGGCTTCGGGAACTGGGGCCACGGCGCTGGGGACCGAAACGGTTGCTTCGGGACTGTTCTCGACCGCATTAGGCGCTGCGACAGTTGCAGACGGAATCTCCTCCCTCACAGCCGGGGAAAATGCAAAGGTTGCGTCCGATAATACCTTTGTGTGGGCGGACGGAAGCGATACTTCCGCTGACAAGTTCTCCTCAGCTGACGACCCGAACGGTTCCGGCATCACCGGGAGCAAAACGTTCCACATCAAGAGCACGAACGGTATTCGGGTTATCACAGGCGGAGGAACGACCTATATTCCGGGCTCATCAACGGGTTGGTCGACCACCTCGTCCCGCACGGCCAAGACGAATGTGGGCCCGGTCGATCCGTCCGCTGTGCTGGCGGCCGTTGAGGCAATGGAAATCAACACTTGGGAATACAAAGACGAGAACGGGAACGGCCAGGGCACACGCCACATCGGCCCGATGGCCGAAGACTTTCACGGGGAGCTTTCCTACGATCTTGGCGGCAGCGACGACCACATCAACTCAATCAACGCCGACGGGGTGGCCCTTGGGGCGGTCAAGGGACTGGCCCAGAAGGTCCAGAATCAAAAAGATCAGATTGCAGACCTCAAGGCCGAAAACGAGCAAATCCGATCTGAGAATGAGGAAATCAAAGAGCGCCTTGCGGCCCTGGAGGCGGAGCGCTCCCCCTCTGCCCTGGCAGGCCTGACCGGCTCAAGCGCTGGCCTGCTGCTGGCCTTCCTCCTGGGCGGGCTTCTGGGCGCAGGTCTTCTTCACGCCCGCCGCCGCTAG
- a CDS encoding antitoxin Xre/MbcA/ParS toxin-binding domain-containing protein, whose translation MSQALASTVPEDDGLRVTNDTDADNQIREGYSISVATHLQEVLDLSDEMMAEILGRSRRTYRRYRNADKRLGLSESERLFRYLRLLSRGEEIFGSREKAAWWLNEPNTALDGRKPLEVALTAPGAVVVEDLLGGLEHGFPL comes from the coding sequence ATGTCGCAAGCTCTGGCTTCCACGGTTCCCGAAGATGACGGCCTTCGGGTCACAAATGACACCGACGCCGACAATCAGATTCGGGAGGGGTATTCCATCAGTGTGGCGACACATCTTCAGGAGGTTCTGGATCTCTCCGACGAGATGATGGCTGAAATTCTGGGACGCTCCCGCCGTACGTACCGGCGCTATCGCAACGCCGACAAGCGGCTCGGCCTCTCCGAGTCCGAGCGGCTCTTTCGGTACCTGCGCCTCTTGTCCCGGGGGGAAGAGATCTTCGGCTCCCGGGAAAAGGCCGCATGGTGGCTGAACGAACCCAATACGGCGCTCGATGGGCGAAAGCCGTTGGAAGTGGCACTGACCGCTCCCGGTGCCGTAGTGGTGGAGGATCTGCTCGGCGGCCTCGAACATGGATTCCCCCTGTAG
- a CDS encoding universal stress protein produces MTDLINGHVLVPVANPNDARTTAAALEPYHSGRVTVFHVIEKGGGVPDKTPVEQSETLAAESFKAFQEQFPDAELATDYRRNVVESIVEASGRLDVDAIAFHPRGGSRIVQFLAGDRSLKLITEADRPVISLPDSGSEAQGG; encoded by the coding sequence ATGACCGATCTCATCAATGGCCACGTGCTCGTCCCGGTGGCCAACCCGAACGACGCGCGGACAACCGCGGCAGCTCTCGAACCGTACCACTCCGGCCGAGTGACCGTCTTCCACGTCATCGAGAAAGGAGGTGGCGTCCCGGACAAGACACCGGTGGAACAATCGGAGACGCTCGCCGCCGAGTCCTTCAAGGCGTTCCAGGAGCAGTTCCCCGACGCTGAACTGGCGACCGACTATCGGCGAAACGTGGTGGAGAGCATCGTCGAGGCAAGCGGTCGTCTGGATGTCGACGCCATCGCGTTCCATCCCCGGGGAGGGTCGCGCATTGTCCAGTTTCTCGCTGGCGATCGGTCGCTCAAGCTCATCACGGAGGCCGACCGTCCGGTTATCTCCCTACCCGATTCCGGCTCGGAAGCGCAGGGAGGGTAA
- a CDS encoding T9SS type A sorting domain-containing protein, with protein sequence MYKPTTSRGAVLTISVILLTAIAIWGIGQTVSTQDQSGQLKTEKPSPWQSFEPQASGVGTDEDPFARLRYRWMRLRNPKTGRIPEDIREKELVFAKSMRTGVNRKTSSWAPRGPANVGGRSRAVSYDRTDTNGETILAAGASGGMWRTTDGGQTWNRTFTKSQRPNVTTVIQDPRTGKEDVWYAGTGEYYGTASYTARGAFYRGDGIYKSTDGGQTWSPLSNTTSEETDFDSVFDYVYRVRVDPSNTTNDEIYAATYGGIQRSTDGGSSWTTVLSGLSGDQTSITDLAVTTSGVVYATMSSDGDTRGLYRSTDGTNWTEITPSGWPSGQDTYFRTVVDINPSDESEVWFLSNAPGYGPVGADGQGDKIGHILWRYDADAPSGSRWTDFSDYLPTRGDNDDNVNDGKYTGDFNSQEGYDLLVAVHPSDPSKVFVGGRNLWRLDVSGSSTGADTWIGGYTHQNDSYADYNPSESDPHHPDQHTLEFHPTDGDQMLVGSDGGIHETTDNRATGDGGVTYTDLNDGYVTTQFYQVCLNPDDSDDTILGGMQDNGTWGIKTTSTSDDWTELLGGDGAECEIANRQSASGVVRYPSSQNGNVVQAVYDANGNLLSSASATPSGASGQLFIHPFDLDPADPTVMYYPGGTSLWRNTDVEGTPSSGWTELTGATQSGYVITSVRASVSSSKHVLYYGATDADGDGTREPARLFRVDNANSVPASNFSRNELPTSGATTFPDGGYVSDIAVDPTDSDKVLVAISNYDVVSLFYSSDGGQSWTDVEGTLGGTTGPSVRSVEILPQPALGQTTYYAATSVGLYSTTSLSSSTTWDPEGGSSIGNVVVEDVEARNSDGLVLVGTHGNGVYTSSVTVPVELAQFEADTDGSAVELTWATASEANNAGFEVRHRYRNEPWEDAGFVEGGGTTGQPNTYRFRFKDLSPGQHTFRLQQVDTDGSATQLKTRTVTISPAGAYELTKPSPNPFATSSNLRLTVDQTQHVRAVLYNTIGQQVKTPLDRTLSANRPVDVSIEGRDLSSGIYFLQVRGETFDATRQIVVAR encoded by the coding sequence ATGTATAAACCCACTACTAGTCGAGGAGCGGTTCTCACAATCAGCGTGATCCTCCTAACGGCCATTGCAATCTGGGGGATTGGACAGACGGTAAGCACACAAGACCAAAGTGGTCAGTTGAAGACCGAGAAGCCGTCTCCATGGCAGAGTTTTGAACCCCAAGCATCAGGTGTGGGAACGGATGAGGATCCCTTTGCACGTCTCCGCTATCGGTGGATGCGGCTCCGTAACCCAAAGACCGGTCGCATCCCCGAAGACATTCGTGAGAAAGAGCTTGTCTTTGCGAAGTCCATGAGGACCGGCGTGAACCGGAAGACAAGTTCGTGGGCCCCGCGCGGCCCTGCCAACGTCGGCGGCCGCTCCCGAGCGGTGTCCTACGACCGGACCGACACGAATGGAGAGACCATTCTCGCGGCAGGCGCGTCGGGGGGCATGTGGCGCACCACCGATGGGGGACAAACCTGGAACCGCACTTTTACGAAAAGTCAGCGGCCGAATGTCACGACCGTCATTCAGGATCCACGGACGGGGAAGGAAGACGTGTGGTACGCAGGTACAGGGGAGTACTATGGAACGGCCTCATACACCGCTAGAGGGGCTTTCTACCGGGGGGATGGTATCTATAAGTCCACCGATGGAGGACAAACGTGGTCGCCATTGTCCAACACCACGAGTGAGGAGACCGATTTTGACAGCGTGTTTGACTACGTCTATCGCGTTCGTGTGGACCCGTCCAACACGACCAATGATGAGATTTACGCGGCAACGTATGGTGGCATTCAGCGGAGCACGGATGGCGGATCGAGTTGGACAACCGTTTTAAGTGGGCTCTCGGGGGATCAAACCTCAATCACGGACCTGGCAGTTACCACGAGTGGTGTCGTCTACGCCACGATGAGCAGCGATGGGGATACCCGCGGCCTGTATCGGTCAACCGACGGGACGAACTGGACCGAGATTACCCCCTCGGGATGGCCCTCTGGTCAAGACACGTACTTTCGGACGGTCGTCGACATTAATCCCTCCGATGAGAGCGAGGTGTGGTTTCTTTCGAATGCGCCCGGGTATGGACCCGTAGGGGCCGACGGCCAAGGCGATAAAATCGGTCACATTCTCTGGAGGTACGACGCCGATGCGCCTTCGGGAAGCCGGTGGACGGACTTTAGCGACTACCTCCCGACACGGGGCGACAATGACGACAACGTGAACGACGGAAAGTACACAGGCGACTTCAATTCTCAGGAGGGCTACGACCTGCTTGTCGCTGTTCACCCGAGCGACCCGTCAAAGGTGTTCGTCGGCGGGCGCAATCTTTGGCGCCTCGACGTTTCGGGATCCTCCACGGGAGCGGACACCTGGATTGGAGGGTATACGCACCAAAACGACAGCTACGCAGACTATAATCCATCGGAGAGCGATCCTCACCATCCTGACCAGCACACCCTTGAATTCCACCCAACGGACGGGGACCAAATGCTTGTCGGGAGTGATGGGGGCATACACGAAACGACGGACAACCGGGCCACGGGAGACGGTGGGGTCACCTATACGGATCTGAACGACGGCTATGTCACCACGCAGTTTTATCAGGTCTGCCTCAACCCCGACGATAGTGACGACACGATCTTAGGGGGAATGCAGGATAACGGAACCTGGGGAATTAAAACCACCAGTACATCTGACGACTGGACTGAACTGCTGGGGGGCGACGGGGCGGAGTGCGAAATTGCCAATCGCCAAAGCGCAAGCGGTGTCGTTCGGTATCCCTCTAGTCAGAACGGGAATGTCGTTCAGGCTGTCTACGACGCCAATGGTAACTTGCTTTCTTCGGCTTCTGCCACCCCCTCAGGAGCCTCAGGGCAACTCTTCATCCATCCCTTCGACCTCGATCCGGCAGACCCGACCGTGATGTACTACCCGGGAGGGACGTCCCTTTGGCGAAACACTGATGTCGAAGGGACTCCGTCTTCCGGATGGACCGAGTTGACTGGCGCGACGCAAAGCGGATATGTCATCACAAGTGTTCGTGCTTCAGTGAGCAGCTCCAAACACGTTCTGTACTACGGGGCCACCGACGCCGACGGAGACGGCACCAGAGAGCCCGCCCGCCTTTTTCGGGTAGACAACGCCAACTCCGTTCCTGCGAGTAATTTTTCTCGCAATGAATTGCCTACGTCGGGCGCCACGACCTTTCCGGACGGTGGGTACGTCAGCGACATTGCCGTCGACCCCACGGACAGCGATAAGGTTCTGGTCGCAATCTCCAATTACGACGTCGTGAGCCTGTTTTACTCGTCAGACGGCGGCCAGTCGTGGACCGACGTTGAGGGAACGCTCGGGGGGACGACAGGTCCCTCGGTCCGTTCCGTCGAGATTCTTCCTCAGCCCGCGCTCGGTCAGACGACTTATTATGCTGCAACCAGCGTGGGGCTTTACTCGACGACCTCTCTTTCGAGTAGCACGACCTGGGATCCGGAAGGGGGGAGCAGTATCGGAAACGTGGTGGTGGAAGACGTTGAAGCCCGAAATTCGGACGGGCTCGTCCTGGTTGGGACTCACGGCAACGGTGTCTATACCAGCAGCGTGACAGTCCCAGTTGAATTGGCTCAGTTTGAGGCCGACACGGACGGGTCTGCCGTAGAGCTAACCTGGGCCACCGCGAGCGAAGCGAATAACGCCGGGTTTGAAGTGCGGCACCGCTACCGCAATGAGCCATGGGAAGACGCAGGCTTCGTTGAGGGGGGAGGCACGACAGGTCAACCGAACACCTACCGCTTCCGGTTCAAGGATCTATCTCCTGGACAGCACACGTTTCGTCTTCAGCAAGTCGATACCGACGGTTCTGCGACTCAGCTCAAAACTCGGACCGTGACGATCTCTCCTGCCGGAGCGTACGAGCTTACGAAACCGTCTCCAAACCCCTTCGCCACCTCCTCAAACCTGCGCCTCACTGTCGATCAGACGCAGCACGTCCGCGCCGTCTTGTACAACACCATTGGCCAGCAGGTCAAGACCCCTCTCGATCGGACTCTCTCGGCGAACCGACCCGTAGACGTGTCTATCGAAGGGCGCGATCTGTCCAGCGGAATATACTTTCTTCAGGTTCGAGGAGAGACCTTCGATGCGACCCGCCAGATTGTCGTGGCGCGATAG